A window of Clostridioides sp. ES-S-0010-02 genomic DNA:
TAAAAGATATAAATATATTACTAGTTAGAAATGCATTATCAGCTATAAAATATATAAATTCATTCCACCTATAAACGCATTATCAGACTAATTAAAATTCACAGATTGGATTCCAATACCTTGCATTTTCATGTTTTTTTCTTTCACGATTGCTGTCGTCATACGTGGTATAGTCAGAATACATATAATTATTACTTCTATTATTGTCGCTCTTTTTACACTGGTAAACATTACTTTGATTTTTTACAGATATGTTTTCATTAACATAGGATTCAAATTTATGGCTAAATAAGGTCTCTGGTCTTATATACATTTCCATTATGGTATCTTTCCACTTAGCTACTTTTACCTCAATAACTTTGTAGAAATCTTCTAAGACATAACCTTCCTTTAGTCTTTCGTTGATAAGTTTTATGCTCGTTGGAGAATTGATTTTAAAATTTTTTCCTGTTTTTTTATTTAGCATATTTATAATGCTTTGCTGTATATTTTTTTTATTAAATTTATTTAAGGATTCTTTTTTATTTGTTACAAACTTATCTTCTTTTTGTGTATCATGAATATTATCAAAACCACTCTTTTTACCATCTCTATTCATGCTACTAAATACTTTACTATTACTTAATTTTATAACATTTTTACTTTGATTATCTTCTATGTCATTTTTAGTTATTTTATCTATGTCATTACATGTTTCATTAAATCTAACATTTGAAGACCTCGATTTTAAATTAGAGTTTTCGATTTTAAGTTCTTCTCCAATAAGTGTTTTTTTGGTATAATCTTTAATTTTATTAGTTACATTAGTAAAATTAATAACAGATTTTTCAGAGTTGATATTTTCATTGTTGATATTTTCATTATTAGAGCTAGTATTTTTACCATGAGTTTTTATTCCACTAGAAGCTAAGTCATTGCTTTTTTTATTAGCAGAATTATTCTTACTACTTAATATACTACAGTCATCACAACTACTACATTCTGTATTATCATAAGCACTATTGTACTTTGACATTCCACCACCATAAATACAATCTTCATCAATACAACCTTTATTTTCAACATTTCCATAACTATACTCTAAATTACTGAATTCATAGTTCTCTACACTGTTATAGTTAAAATCTATAGTTTCATCACTATCAAGTAAATTCTCACTAGTACTATCAAATAAATCTTCACTAATTTCTGAACTGATATAGCTATATATAGAATGCATCTTCCCCCTTGTTCCCTTAGACACAAGCCTTATTACTCCTAAATCTGAAAACTCTCTTACAAGCCTACTTATAGTAGAAATAGAAAGTTGTAAATCTGTAGCAGTTCTTCTTACTGTCATATAAAATTGACCTCTTGGTAAAGTACCTTGCAATCTCTGTATATTTTCTTTTCTCATTATATAATGATTAAATCTTATTTTATTAATATCATTTGTTATATCAAAGCCTAATACTACTGAATTCAATTTATAAAATCCATTATTCATATCTACTAACCCCTTTTCTACTAATAAGTAATCATTTCTCAATAATTATTACTTTATATAGATAACATAAAGTTTAAATTTAAATATATATTTATTTTAATATATTTTAAATATACTTATTAATCCCTTAAAATCCCTATTTATATTCTTAAATATGCAAATATATTATGTCATATTTATTTATATTTTTTTATTTATATAGCTTATTTATTGTTTTTTCCCCTTTATACAAGCAATTGTATCATTTTGTTTATTTTTTATCCAACAAATATTTTCGACTATTTTTTTTGAATTCTCAATATATCTCCATTATTTAACAGAATATTTTATAGAATATACAATCTATTTAAATTAATAGGCAATAAATTTAGTAATTTTGTCTAAAAAAAACTTTATAAAATGTCTTTTACCTACTTCACACTTAATCTTTACAAAATACTTTGTATAACAACTTATATACTGTTTTCATTTATTATTCGCTTAATATTGCTTACACACATGTTATGTTTAATGGCGAGCTCCCCATAATTAACCCCATTAAATTGTCTCACTATCTCCCTATTTCTTGCATATCTAAAAATCCCCTTACATGTAGGTATATAAGTGTTTGTACCTCCATACAATTTAGCAATCTCTACAAACTTATCAATACCCACTATTTCCACCATTGCATGAAACTGAACTGGTATATCTTCTAATTTTACTTTCATAAACTACACTCTCCTTTAAAATATTTTTAATAACTTTAGTAGCTTTAATAAAGATTTTAATGGTTTAAGAGTAAAATGTTAATATTGGACTTTTAACTTTTTTATTTACAGATTAAATTTAATAATTTTTTTAACATAAACCTTAGACTAAAACGAACACTTTTAAAGCATTTTTAATATAATAATATTTTTCCAGAAGGAGCATATAGCTATATATCACTTTTAAATTCAACAATAAAAAAAGCAGTAAACCTTAATCGATTTACTGCTTTGGTAATTTAAAATTAAAAAATACAAGTTAAAGCACTTTAAATTTACAACTTGATAGCACACTCCATTGCAAGCTCAAAGGTATGTACTTTTTGTGAAATAGGACGTATAGTTAATCCTCGTTGTTCCCATACATCTGAGTTTAGATTATCACAAGCATAAACAAACTGTGAAAATATAACATTTCTAAATTGTGCTGCGACAGCTACAGCAGCACATCCCATATCAACTGCAATACACCCCTGTGTCTTCCGTGTAAGTATTTTATTAGGTGTTTCACTGTATGGAGCATCAGTAGTCCATATTTTACCTTTTA
This region includes:
- a CDS encoding conserved phage C-terminal domain-containing protein, which translates into the protein MNNGFYKLNSVVLGFDITNDINKIRFNHYIMRKENIQRLQGTLPRGQFYMTVRRTATDLQLSISTISRLVREFSDLGVIRLVSKGTRGKMHSIYSYISSEISEDLFDSTSENLLDSDETIDFNYNSVENYEFSNLEYSYGNVENKGCIDEDCIYGGGMSKYNSAYDNTECSSCDDCSILSSKNNSANKKSNDLASSGIKTHGKNTSSNNENINNENINSEKSVINFTNVTNKIKDYTKKTLIGEELKIENSNLKSRSSNVRFNETCNDIDKITKNDIEDNQSKNVIKLSNSKVFSSMNRDGKKSGFDNIHDTQKEDKFVTNKKESLNKFNKKNIQQSIINMLNKKTGKNFKINSPTSIKLINERLKEGYVLEDFYKVIEVKVAKWKDTIMEMYIRPETLFSHKFESYVNENISVKNQSNVYQCKKSDNNRSNNYMYSDYTTYDDSNRERKKHENARYWNPICEF
- a CDS encoding transcriptional regulator, whose amino-acid sequence is MKVKLEDIPVQFHAMVEIVGIDKFVEIAKLYGGTNTYIPTCKGIFRYARNREIVRQFNGVNYGELAIKHNMCVSNIKRIINENSI